In one window of Hominilimicola fabiformis DNA:
- a CDS encoding diacylglycerol/lipid kinase family protein, with amino-acid sequence MTKKMLFIFNPHSGKGQIKNHLLDILDKFAKAEYDITVRPTQERLDAYNYIKNNGDKFDRIVVSGGDGTLNEAVKGLMEFDADKRPCLGYIPTGTTNDFASTLELPKSIAKSSDIAINGVPFKCDIGKFNSTTFNYVAAFGAFTDVPYDTPQETKNILGHTAYVLEGMKRLSSLPSYHVKIKYDNGEFEGDIFLCMILNATSVAGLHKTKQLKNVDLNDGLFEMLVFKRPTNLIEFQNILINLMRGENSGDEYWFVKSSYFEFECDENIKWTLDGEYGGNPKHTVINVMPSAMTFIIDKTHNMLKE; translated from the coding sequence ATGACAAAGAAAATGCTTTTTATTTTTAATCCACATTCAGGTAAAGGGCAAATAAAAAATCATCTTCTTGATATTCTCGATAAATTTGCCAAAGCCGAATATGACATTACAGTCCGTCCGACTCAAGAACGTTTGGACGCTTACAATTATATAAAAAATAACGGTGATAAGTTTGACCGAATTGTTGTATCAGGCGGCGACGGTACTTTAAATGAAGCAGTAAAAGGACTTATGGAATTTGACGCCGACAAAAGACCTTGTCTTGGATATATTCCAACAGGCACAACAAACGACTTTGCCTCTACTCTTGAATTGCCGAAAAGTATAGCGAAGTCGTCCGATATTGCCATAAACGGCGTTCCGTTTAAATGCGATATCGGTAAGTTTAACAGTACGACTTTTAACTATGTTGCCGCATTCGGCGCATTTACTGATGTTCCTTATGATACACCGCAGGAAACAAAAAACATTCTCGGTCATACCGCATATGTTTTGGAGGGTATGAAACGGCTTTCTTCCCTTCCGTCTTATCACGTTAAAATAAAATACGATAACGGCGAATTTGAAGGCGATATATTCCTATGTATGATTTTAAACGCAACCTCCGTTGCGGGATTGCATAAAACAAAACAACTTAAAAATGTAGATTTGAATGACGGATTGTTTGAAATGCTCGTTTTTAAACGTCCGACTAATCTTATCGAATTTCAAAATATTCTTATTAATCTTATGCGTGGCGAAAATTCCGGCGATGAATATTGGTTTGTAAAATCTTCGTATTTTGAATTTGAATGTGATGAGAATATTAAATGGACCCTTGACGGCGAATACGGCGGCAATCCTAAACATACCGTCATAAATGTTATGCCGTCCGCTATGACTTTTATCATTGATAAAACGCATAATATGTTGAAAGAATAA
- a CDS encoding glycosyl hydrolase family 95 catalytic domain-containing protein, whose translation MKLINKNINVITMKYPSSWHKALWREGLVSGNGKIGANVYGGTKRESVLINHSALWTGTECNPLPDISGSLTKTRQAMDNRDFNTANWILTNALTESGYNNERGYPLPLAELNMSFTGFTGFSDYLRAVNMETGEVSSQFREKDVWVKKDLFVSRKDDMILLRIQADKPFLDAVFSLDVPTATDSSDKTYQYVKEHSRTEIDSNIIIYKSLNTNKKPYGAAVKIESADGDIKNIENRINVNCASDILIKIKVFVNGCPDKDKLKFENNSYEYYLNRHIPLHSALYHSAELNLFENNDLSNEELMLKAYSGKSPNELIEKLWRYGRYLFISGSSKDGFPFSMYGLWCGDYKAVWSHNMANENIQMMYWHTNIGNLEELNKALLDYYISRLDSFKECAKKLYGCNGIFIPAGTTPNMPLPCQLVPVIINWTGAAGWLAQYYYKYYSYTGDTEYLHSVVLPFMKAAADFYEDFIVFDKNGHIKIYPSVSPENSPLNFIPKDNVDMAHPMTSTVNSTMDLAIIKELFTNLIELCVEHNIYGNKIKIWEKIVNSIPEYSVNKDGAVKEWQDDDFEDRYYHRHLSHIYPVFPGDEITTNDDMVSVFEKAVDLRDISAQTGWSQAHMASIYARFNRGNDAMDCLNNLVRSCMQTNFFTLHNDWRRMDLSLEMDSAAPIQLDASMGYVNAVQEMILYSSKKLIKLLPALSDNMQHGKITGWRFEGGTIDMEWNIPQNEFKAELTASKTFNIIIELPPFCANNMICNSKNIISQNGRTVEVKLTKGDKLILGNSERFTNVQEI comes from the coding sequence ATGAAACTGATAAATAAAAACATAAATGTAATTACAATGAAATATCCCTCGTCGTGGCATAAAGCCTTGTGGCGCGAGGGTTTGGTGAGCGGTAACGGAAAAATAGGCGCAAATGTGTACGGCGGTACAAAACGCGAAAGTGTGCTTATAAATCACAGTGCTTTATGGACGGGTACGGAATGTAATCCTCTCCCTGATATAAGCGGAAGTCTGACAAAGACACGTCAAGCAATGGATAACAGAGATTTCAATACGGCAAATTGGATTTTAACAAATGCGCTTACAGAAAGCGGATATAACAATGAGCGCGGTTATCCGCTGCCACTTGCAGAACTTAATATGTCTTTTACAGGCTTTACAGGATTTTCTGATTATCTTCGCGCTGTCAATATGGAAACAGGCGAAGTAAGCTCACAATTTCGTGAAAAAGATGTGTGGGTAAAAAAAGATTTATTCGTATCACGAAAAGACGATATGATACTTCTTAGAATACAGGCAGATAAGCCTTTTTTGGACGCTGTATTTTCATTAGATGTTCCAACAGCTACCGACAGCTCCGACAAAACATATCAATATGTAAAGGAACATAGCCGTACTGAAATAGACAGTAATATTATCATTTATAAATCGCTTAATACCAATAAAAAACCATACGGTGCGGCGGTAAAAATCGAAAGTGCTGACGGTGATATTAAAAACATTGAAAATCGTATCAATGTAAATTGTGCGTCTGATATTCTTATTAAAATAAAGGTGTTTGTAAATGGCTGTCCTGATAAAGACAAGTTGAAATTTGAGAATAACAGCTATGAATATTATCTAAACCGTCATATTCCACTTCACAGTGCCTTGTATCATAGTGCGGAGCTTAACTTGTTTGAGAACAATGATTTATCGAATGAGGAACTTATGTTAAAAGCGTATAGCGGCAAATCTCCGAATGAGCTTATCGAAAAACTATGGCGGTACGGGCGGTATTTGTTTATATCGGGAAGTTCTAAGGACGGATTTCCGTTTTCTATGTACGGCTTATGGTGCGGAGATTATAAGGCTGTATGGAGCCATAATATGGCGAATGAAAATATACAGATGATGTATTGGCATACCAATATCGGCAATCTGGAGGAGCTTAACAAGGCATTATTAGACTATTATATAAGCAGACTTGACAGCTTTAAGGAGTGCGCCAAAAAACTTTACGGCTGCAATGGTATATTTATTCCGGCAGGAACAACACCGAATATGCCGCTGCCTTGTCAGCTTGTTCCTGTAATTATAAATTGGACGGGCGCAGCGGGTTGGCTGGCGCAGTATTATTATAAATATTATTCCTATACGGGAGATACCGAATATCTGCATAGTGTTGTTTTACCGTTTATGAAAGCGGCGGCGGATTTTTACGAGGATTTTATTGTGTTTGATAAAAACGGACATATAAAAATATATCCGAGTGTTTCGCCCGAAAATTCTCCTTTAAATTTTATTCCAAAAGACAATGTTGATATGGCGCACCCTATGACAAGCACGGTTAATTCCACTATGGATTTGGCGATAATCAAGGAATTGTTTACAAATTTAATAGAGTTATGCGTCGAGCATAATATATACGGCAACAAAATTAAAATATGGGAAAAAATTGTAAATTCCATTCCCGAATATAGCGTAAATAAAGACGGAGCCGTTAAGGAATGGCAGGACGATGATTTTGAGGACAGGTATTATCACAGGCATTTATCGCATATATATCCTGTTTTTCCGGGTGATGAAATAACAACAAACGACGATATGGTATCAGTATTTGAAAAGGCGGTTGATTTGAGAGATATTAGCGCACAAACAGGTTGGTCGCAGGCGCATATGGCGTCAATATATGCAAGATTTAATCGCGGTAATGATGCGATGGACTGCTTAAATAATCTCGTAAGAAGCTGTATGCAGACTAATTTTTTCACGCTGCATAATGATTGGCGGCGAATGGATTTGTCTTTGGAAATGGACTCTGCTGCTCCTATTCAGCTTGACGCAAGTATGGGATATGTAAACGCGGTTCAGGAAATGATTTTGTATTCATCAAAGAAATTGATAAAACTTCTTCCGGCTCTTAGCGATAATATGCAGCACGGAAAAATTACAGGCTGGAGATTTGAGGGCGGCACTATTGATATGGAATGGAATATACCTCAAAATGAGTTTAAAGCAGAATTAACAGCAAGCAAAACATTTAATATAATAATCGAACTGCCTCCATTTTGCGCGAATAATATGATTTGTAACAGTAAAAATATTATCTCACAAAACGGTAGAACGGTTGAGGTTAAATTAACAAAAGGTGATAAATTGATTTTAGGTAATAGTGAACGATTTACTAATGTACAGGAGATATGA
- a CDS encoding MGH1-like glycoside hydrolase domain-containing protein encodes MKSKVFKRILSAILSIQMICAFTPAIVLNANAEELQMYLNEDFTSENNKWTGKTENMEILTDEEIPYMRYTAADTEQKITRKVDNTISGGSVYVAEFDVRFSDANSGVVELYGGSKLGPTVIFDGEKIKTKYGNPSNYDTMYQGAEANKWYNVKFLANGTTSMVGYTKAAGTDEKAQATKSEKVIRNLKNTIFSQFNVTNKVNGESDIRSGAVDVRNMKVYKPAPTEVTIGVTDDISKVSIPAEGTTKTVNYLVAAALFNGVDLSSYEPLSKELVKFELYNSDDTESLQENLPTGITLNPATGILTVSSEADAGEYNVRLLSYDGAVYDSKKITIAQAGSAASVSLINPAEKLPIPNNGTVSTEFFAQCYDKAGSEAYGIPLKWSLLNADETELNDSGISIDENTGVISSTSSAAASSFKVKVALKDNPNVYGISEEIETYKMTASKIDIIGADMLQTASQVSETYTIKIFDQYGAEMPSEELSGWNAENMTDGITFENGVLTAAANSDSDVIIKATSGDITASKTVRVYKPVLSKIAVDGDMSIEIPKSGNKSFTYTAKAYDQKGVEIKDTDFSWSMEAYDNNGITFDSASAAVTADSTATEQTITVTASTADINGNLKVVVTKNPFTYKPVDGGFEIDNGNKNYTRPIYAAHTNDNGENSFRYIYYLGDRPKLVLSNAGTGTSFFRFAHMFLGIKDGKWLDEMSNITARYVNGHEEYVIKDSSFEGEIKLTYTRSDKIDAMLVKAELPDSVKDKLVVAAAGGNRIDSKQPTGGNSSALEFSPSDTNSTVPTFTDNSFSITGSYATISGTSNVKMNYAAKDSSMYSSGVDALLTSTAANQPMVVGTTDGNTENTVYMMITTDSPSENKYFNEYQTNAREIFNDSVNYFKGVAETIKIDTPDPYINSAMRAQVMAMDNIWDNPVITHGAIGWHNGQGGWRGGYCFVNAGWSDRIKTNIQNYIARQEKDTGRIWAYPSHDGRYNMSLVMVDIIMQYWDWTGDDAFFSEEGGYDFIAGHLKFMDDYMQVPGTNLYENWLDAWNTDNKWNNGGTGSIATAYTWRAYNTMAKIAAKLGKTDDAAAYQTKADLIKKEMNEQLWNADTGVFGEVKERFGYGRLNTAPDLSSIYTPVDMGIATDEQVYQMMRFTDYAVPSVANLDKIWDNIDFKYSSNRLPEYYSSDGLYVEEVMNNALAYFENGQREMGMKQFRACLVPLMKGSSAGQGTVQHIVKADLSNNGHIDFADCTSQYARTAAEGIFGIKVNVPDSKADIKPGFPADWKYASIKMDAVSYDYKYENNTDKFSVTSKENLSYEMHVPTRSSKITSVKVNGTEVTDYTVDNFVNVKTPVGNSAVVEVTYANDEIAKVETEAVGGKNSDYTVKSNGKITAISDPQSLITNTDGIGTDTITVKLGEKSGHHTFFVTVEKNDMTAVLPVDLEIKDAVELTDMEIVTGANAGIKVKLTNNTEKQLTLNAVLSTVSGKVTEENITIAAKGASNEILVPIENETDLTPGNNKVTAVLSGDIDNTIYGEITAWDLKDTVTNTAEQYQTISLDGVVNQDLRTLHQNTYDLTYEGNEHYRLERFYWSSDAERTVLPNGRAWWEPNRGTNGVPSSLNLPSSGGEYTTNIGVPFKISSSEGNNAAFVSLYNQFPDKMNIPVNTDGSKIYFMLSVSTNNMQSRIENARITVNMKDGTKEILPLTNPDNIDDWLNYQQSKPYAETGYVQMLGDKAHSNILALDFGKVNQIESVDFECLSSEVLAGLLGITVVKGEFEEPFSVGEIEFDKTELTAGETVTATSAIKNNGETDIPVNMMIALYDENGTLKELKTEKHTVTANSANEYSITYSNSAIESGDYIKAFLWNSLENMKPLTEAKILR; translated from the coding sequence ATGAAATCAAAAGTTTTCAAACGTATTTTGTCCGCAATATTATCTATACAGATGATATGCGCATTTACTCCGGCTATTGTCTTAAATGCAAACGCGGAAGAATTGCAGATGTATCTCAATGAAGATTTTACATCGGAAAATAACAAATGGACGGGCAAGACAGAAAATATGGAAATCTTAACCGACGAGGAAATTCCGTATATGCGCTATACAGCAGCAGACACAGAACAAAAGATTACACGAAAGGTTGACAACACAATTTCCGGTGGCAGCGTATATGTCGCAGAATTTGATGTAAGATTTTCAGACGCAAATTCGGGTGTTGTAGAATTATACGGCGGCTCGAAGCTTGGCCCTACTGTCATTTTTGACGGAGAGAAAATAAAAACCAAATATGGTAATCCGTCAAACTACGATACTATGTATCAGGGTGCGGAAGCGAATAAATGGTATAATGTGAAATTTCTTGCAAACGGAACAACAAGTATGGTCGGCTATACTAAGGCGGCAGGTACAGACGAGAAAGCACAAGCGACAAAATCAGAAAAAGTAATCAGAAATTTAAAGAATACAATATTTTCACAATTTAATGTTACAAACAAAGTAAACGGCGAAAGCGATATACGCTCCGGCGCGGTTGACGTCAGAAATATGAAAGTATATAAACCTGCGCCGACGGAGGTTACTATCGGAGTAACAGACGATATAAGCAAGGTTTCTATTCCTGCCGAGGGAACAACAAAAACAGTAAACTATCTTGTCGCAGCGGCTTTGTTTAACGGCGTTGATTTATCAAGCTATGAACCGCTGTCAAAAGAATTAGTAAAGTTTGAGCTTTATAATTCAGATGATACAGAAAGTTTACAGGAGAATTTACCGACAGGCATAACATTAAATCCTGCGACAGGCATTTTAACTGTAAGCTCCGAAGCAGACGCGGGCGAATATAACGTAAGACTTTTAAGCTATGACGGCGCGGTATATGACAGCAAAAAAATTACCATAGCGCAGGCAGGCTCAGCGGCTTCTGTAAGTCTGATAAATCCAGCTGAAAAACTTCCGATACCAAATAACGGTACTGTCAGTACAGAATTTTTTGCACAATGCTATGACAAGGCAGGCAGCGAAGCATATGGAATACCGCTTAAATGGTCGCTTTTAAATGCTGACGAAACAGAATTAAACGATAGCGGAATAAGCATAGACGAAAACACAGGTGTTATTTCTTCAACTTCATCAGCAGCGGCAAGCTCTTTTAAGGTAAAGGTTGCATTAAAAGATAATCCAAATGTTTACGGAATTTCAGAAGAAATAGAAACATATAAAATGACTGCTTCTAAAATAGATATAATCGGAGCGGATATGTTACAAACCGCGTCGCAGGTAAGTGAAACCTATACAATAAAAATATTCGACCAATACGGAGCGGAAATGCCATCAGAGGAATTAAGCGGCTGGAACGCTGAAAATATGACAGACGGTATCACATTTGAAAACGGAGTGCTGACAGCCGCTGCAAACAGCGACAGCGACGTTATAATTAAGGCAACATCAGGCGATATAACCGCAAGCAAGACAGTAAGAGTATATAAGCCTGTATTATCAAAAATCGCCGTAGACGGTGATATGTCAATAGAAATACCGAAAAGCGGAAATAAGAGCTTTACATATACTGCAAAGGCATACGACCAAAAGGGCGTTGAAATTAAAGATACTGACTTTTCTTGGAGTATGGAAGCATATGACAATAACGGTATAACTTTTGACAGCGCAAGTGCGGCAGTAACAGCAGACAGCACAGCAACAGAACAGACTATAACTGTTACCGCTTCAACTGCTGATATAAACGGTAACTTAAAGGTTGTAGTTACAAAAAATCCGTTTACATACAAGCCTGTTGACGGCGGCTTTGAAATTGATAACGGAAACAAAAATTATACGCGTCCTATATATGCGGCGCATACAAACGATAATGGCGAAAACTCGTTCAGATATATCTATTATCTCGGCGACAGACCGAAATTGGTATTATCAAATGCGGGTACAGGCACAAGTTTTTTCCGTTTCGCTCATATGTTCCTTGGAATAAAGGACGGAAAATGGCTTGATGAAATGAGCAATATAACTGCAAGATATGTAAACGGACACGAGGAATATGTCATAAAAGACAGTTCCTTTGAGGGTGAAATAAAGCTGACATATACACGCTCGGACAAAATCGACGCTATGCTTGTAAAAGCGGAGCTTCCCGACAGTGTAAAGGATAAGCTGGTAGTTGCAGCGGCAGGCGGAAACCGAATAGACAGTAAACAGCCTACGGGTGGAAATTCAAGCGCACTTGAATTTAGTCCGTCTGATACAAATTCAACTGTTCCGACCTTTACTGATAATTCATTCAGTATCACAGGCTCATATGCTACAATAAGCGGCACATCAAATGTAAAAATGAATTATGCCGCAAAGGACTCGTCAATGTACAGTTCAGGAGTGGACGCGTTATTAACCTCAACAGCGGCAAATCAACCAATGGTAGTAGGTACGACTGACGGTAATACCGAGAATACAGTATATATGATGATTACAACGGATAGTCCGTCTGAAAACAAATATTTTAATGAATATCAGACAAACGCAAGAGAAATATTCAATGACAGCGTTAATTATTTTAAGGGAGTTGCGGAAACTATAAAAATTGATACTCCCGACCCGTACATCAATTCAGCTATGCGCGCTCAGGTTATGGCAATGGATAACATATGGGATAATCCTGTTATAACTCACGGGGCAATTGGCTGGCATAACGGACAAGGCGGCTGGCGCGGCGGCTATTGCTTTGTAAATGCAGGCTGGAGCGACAGAATAAAAACTAATATTCAAAATTATATTGCAAGACAGGAGAAAGATACAGGAAGAATATGGGCATATCCATCTCACGACGGACGCTATAATATGAGCCTTGTAATGGTAGACATTATAATGCAGTATTGGGATTGGACGGGAGATGACGCGTTCTTTTCAGAGGAGGGCGGATATGACTTTATCGCCGGACACCTGAAATTTATGGACGATTATATGCAGGTTCCCGGAACAAATTTATATGAAAATTGGCTTGATGCTTGGAATACCGATAATAAATGGAATAACGGCGGCACAGGCTCAATAGCCACAGCATATACTTGGAGAGCATATAATACAATGGCAAAAATCGCCGCAAAGCTTGGTAAGACAGACGACGCGGCAGCATATCAGACAAAGGCTGATTTAATCAAAAAGGAAATGAACGAGCAGCTTTGGAACGCTGACACAGGCGTATTTGGCGAGGTAAAGGAACGCTTTGGTTACGGCAGACTTAACACCGCGCCTGATTTATCTTCAATATACACTCCTGTTGATATGGGTATTGCGACTGATGAGCAGGTATATCAAATGATGAGATTTACCGATTACGCTGTTCCGAGTGTTGCAAACTTAGATAAAATTTGGGACAATATAGATTTTAAGTATTCTTCAAACAGACTGCCCGAATATTATTCGAGCGACGGATTGTATGTTGAGGAGGTTATGAATAATGCCCTTGCATATTTTGAAAACGGTCAGCGCGAAATGGGAATGAAACAGTTCAGAGCTTGTCTTGTTCCCCTTATGAAAGGAAGCTCGGCAGGTCAGGGAACTGTTCAGCATATCGTAAAAGCCGATTTATCAAATAATGGTCATATTGACTTTGCAGACTGCACATCCCAATATGCGAGAACAGCAGCAGAGGGTATATTCGGAATAAAAGTAAATGTTCCGGACTCAAAAGCTGATATAAAGCCAGGCTTCCCCGCAGATTGGAAATATGCGTCTATAAAAATGGACGCTGTAAGCTATGACTATAAATACGAAAATAACACAGATAAATTCAGCGTAACATCAAAAGAAAATTTAAGCTATGAAATGCACGTTCCGACAAGAAGCTCAAAAATTACAAGCGTTAAGGTAAACGGCACGGAGGTAACAGACTACACTGTTGATAATTTTGTGAATGTAAAAACTCCTGTCGGCAACAGCGCGGTTGTCGAGGTAACATACGCAAATGACGAAATCGCAAAAGTAGAAACGGAAGCTGTCGGCGGTAAAAACTCCGATTACACTGTTAAATCAAACGGTAAAATCACAGCGATTTCAGACCCGCAGAGCTTAATTACAAATACGGACGGTATCGGCACAGATACAATAACAGTAAAATTAGGCGAAAAGTCAGGACATCATACATTCTTTGTTACAGTAGAGAAAAACGATATGACCGCAGTGTTGCCTGTTGACCTTGAAATTAAGGACGCAGTTGAATTAACCGATATGGAAATTGTTACAGGCGCAAATGCAGGAATAAAAGTAAAGCTCACAAATAACACTGAAAAACAGCTTACATTAAACGCTGTATTGTCAACCGTAAGCGGAAAAGTTACAGAAGAAAATATAACAATAGCTGCAAAAGGCGCAAGCAATGAAATTCTTGTACCGATTGAAAATGAAACCGATTTAACACCCGGCAATAATAAGGTTACAGCAGTTTTAAGCGGAGATATAGACAATACAATTTACGGTGAAATTACCGCTTGGGATTTAAAGGATACCGTAACAAATACTGCGGAGCAGTATCAGACAATATCGCTTGACGGCGTTGTAAATCAGGATTTGAGAACACTTCACCAAAATACATATGACCTCACTTATGAGGGCAACGAGCATTACAGACTTGAAAGATTTTATTGGTCGTCTGACGCGGAAAGAACAGTTCTTCCGAACGGACGCGCTTGGTGGGAGCCGAACAGGGGCACGAACGGTGTTCCGAGCAGTCTTAATTTACCGTCAAGCGGCGGTGAATATACAACTAATATAGGTGTTCCGTTTAAAATTTCATCATCAGAGGGAAACAATGCGGCGTTTGTATCGCTGTATAATCAGTTCCCCGACAAGATGAATATTCCCGTTAATACAGACGGTTCAAAGATTTACTTTATGTTAAGCGTATCTACAAACAATATGCAGAGCAGAATTGAAAACGCGAGAATTACAGTCAATATGAAAGACGGAACAAAGGAGATACTTCCGCTTACAAACCCTGATAATATTGACGATTGGCTCAATTATCAGCAATCAAAACCGTATGCGGAAACGGGATATGTGCAAATGCTTGGCGACAAGGCACATTCAAATATTCTCGCTCTTGACTTTGGCAAGGTTAATCAAATAGAAAGCGTTGACTTTGAATGTCTTTCAAGCGAGGTCTTAGCAGGTCTGTTAGGAATAACAGTTGTAAAGGGAGAATTTGAAGAACCGTTCTCGGTTGGTGAAATAGAATTTGACAAAACAGAATTAACCGCAGGAGAAACAGTTACGGCAACTTCTGCTATAAAAAATAACGGTGAAACGGATATACCCGTAAATATGATGATTGCATTGTATGATGAAAACGGAACTTTAAAGGAATTGAAAACCGAAAAGCATACAGTAACGGCTAATAGTGCCAACGAATATAGCATTACATATTCAAATTCAGCGATTGAAAGCGGAGATTATATTAAAGCGTTCTTATGGAACAGTTTAGAGAATATGAAGCCGCTTACAGAAGCAAAGATTTTGCGTTAA
- a CDS encoding DUF4368 domain-containing protein, which produces MITQKFKVGGYKNKKRIANDKENHAVFLNVHEPIIERAVWENLQNKRSTTRKRKKADGEKNMFSGLLVCADCCSNLWYHFNQANHDIKYFNCSGYNKGGRKVCSSTHYIRVDFLEQVVLGEIRRLTKFATQYETEFAQIVMGHSIKAAEQEQRMKQKELNSLMVREKELDTLFEKIYEDNVSGKISDERFSKLSVKYDTEQKELNIRVKELEDELAKKQNKSVSTDMFITSVRKYTRARKLTTKMLNELIEKIEVYQAEEIDGKRIQRLKIHYNCIGSIDEIPNIDKLPENNVSVHTRQGVDIHYAACAG; this is translated from the coding sequence TTGATAACTCAAAAATTCAAAGTCGGAGGTTATAAAAACAAAAAAAGAATTGCTAATGATAAAGAAAATCATGCAGTTTTTTTAAATGTTCACGAGCCTATTATTGAGCGTGCAGTTTGGGAAAATTTACAGAATAAACGCAGTACGACAAGAAAGCGCAAAAAGGCAGATGGTGAAAAGAATATGTTTTCGGGTTTGCTGGTATGCGCCGATTGTTGCAGCAATTTATGGTATCATTTCAATCAGGCAAATCACGATATTAAGTATTTTAACTGTTCAGGATATAATAAAGGCGGCAGAAAGGTTTGCTCATCAACTCACTATATCCGTGTAGATTTTTTAGAACAAGTTGTATTGGGTGAAATTAGACGATTGACGAAGTTTGCAACACAATATGAAACGGAATTTGCTCAAATAGTTATGGGACATTCTATAAAGGCAGCAGAACAGGAGCAGCGAATGAAGCAGAAAGAATTAAACTCTTTGATGGTACGAGAAAAAGAGCTTGATACTCTTTTTGAAAAAATTTATGAAGATAATGTTTCAGGTAAAATATCTGATGAACGATTTTCAAAGTTATCTGTCAAGTATGATACTGAACAAAAAGAGCTTAATATTCGTGTAAAAGAGTTAGAAGATGAACTCGCAAAAAAACAAAACAAGTCTGTTTCGACTGATATGTTTATAACATCTGTCAGGAAATACACAAGAGCAAGAAAATTGACAACGAAAATGCTGAATGAGTTAATTGAAAAAATAGAAGTCTATCAGGCCGAAGAAATTGACGGTAAACGAATACAACGGTTGAAAATCCACTATAACTGTATAGGGAGTATTGATGAGATACCGAATATTGATAAATTACCTGAAAATAATGTATCTGTACACACACGACAAGGTGTAGACATTCACTATGCGGCGTGTGCAGGATAA